In a single window of the Planctomycetia bacterium genome:
- a CDS encoding Gfo/Idh/MocA family oxidoreductase, with the protein MSLRASRRTFVKSLAAAGAAVSFPAASWARVAGANERLNIASIGTGGKGWSDLTGVAASPAVGVVALCNIDNSKPHLGQAAEKYPQAKCYADWRKTLDDAKQFDAVLVSTPDHMHAPIGLAAMQLGKHVFCQKPLTHTLHEARQMTLAARKHGVVTQMGNQIQSFEAYRTAVAIVQAGLIGKVKAVHSWQGGIPRWPRALDRPAASDPVPAGVEWDLWLGVAPERPFVKGMYHSFNWRGWQDFGTGQLGDFGCHILDPVFKALHLTAPLSAQAEAPEMNKESWTKWATVRYVFPKTEYTAGETLPLTWYDGDGITAPRELLGDIPASFKLPGSGSALVGEKGTLVVPHVALPKLFPEEKFSAADVPKVGAVDHYVQFADACRGVGKTTSHFDYAGPLTEAVMLGTIAVRLPKQELLWDAAALKVTNSAAAQQLVSKPYRKGWEPSWLGL; encoded by the coding sequence ATGTCGCTGCGCGCGTCTCGTCGTACGTTCGTGAAATCGCTCGCCGCCGCCGGCGCCGCGGTTTCGTTTCCGGCAGCGAGTTGGGCCCGAGTCGCCGGGGCGAACGAGCGGTTGAACATCGCGAGCATCGGCACGGGAGGCAAAGGCTGGAGCGATCTGACCGGCGTCGCCGCGAGCCCTGCGGTCGGCGTCGTCGCGCTCTGCAACATCGACAACTCGAAGCCGCACCTCGGCCAAGCGGCCGAAAAGTATCCGCAAGCGAAGTGCTACGCCGATTGGCGCAAAACGCTCGACGACGCGAAGCAATTCGATGCCGTCCTCGTCTCGACGCCCGACCACATGCACGCTCCGATCGGGCTCGCCGCCATGCAACTCGGCAAGCACGTCTTCTGCCAGAAGCCCCTTACGCACACGCTGCACGAAGCCCGCCAGATGACGCTCGCCGCGCGGAAGCACGGCGTCGTCACGCAGATGGGGAACCAGATCCAATCGTTCGAGGCTTACCGCACCGCGGTCGCGATCGTGCAGGCCGGGCTCATCGGCAAGGTGAAGGCCGTGCATTCGTGGCAAGGGGGCATCCCGCGCTGGCCGCGCGCGCTCGATCGCCCGGCGGCGTCCGATCCGGTTCCTGCCGGCGTCGAATGGGACTTGTGGCTCGGCGTAGCGCCGGAGCGGCCGTTCGTGAAGGGGATGTACCACTCGTTCAATTGGCGCGGCTGGCAAGATTTCGGCACCGGCCAACTCGGCGACTTCGGTTGCCACATCCTCGACCCGGTCTTCAAAGCCCTCCACCTCACGGCCCCCTTGAGCGCGCAAGCCGAGGCCCCGGAGATGAACAAGGAATCGTGGACGAAGTGGGCCACGGTGCGCTATGTGTTTCCGAAGACCGAGTACACGGCCGGCGAAACGCTGCCGCTCACCTGGTACGACGGCGACGGCATCACCGCGCCGCGCGAACTGCTCGGCGATATTCCGGCAAGCTTCAAGCTCCCCGGCTCCGGCTCGGCGCTCGTCGGCGAAAAGGGCACGCTCGTCGTGCCTCACGTCGCGCTGCCGAAGCTGTTCCCGGAAGAGAAGTTCTCGGCCGCCGACGTGCCGAAGGTCGGTGCGGTCGATCATTACGTGCAGTTCGCCGATGCTTGCCGCGGCGTCGGGAAAACGACTTCGCACTTCGACTACGCCGGCCCGCTGACGGAAGCGGTCATGCTCGGCACAATCGCCGTGCGGCTGCCGAAGCAAGAACTACTGTGGGACGCCGCGGCTTTGAAAGTCACGAACTCCGCTGCGGCGCAACAATTGGTCTCGAAGCCCTATCGCAAAGGCTGGGAACCGAGTTGGCTCGGGTTGTAG
- a CDS encoding HINT domain-containing protein, with protein sequence MERACYDAGRASSGSLRRWIFPRLMPIAVGDLAWAFDLARMEWVLRPVVETYEFDHVGDFVALTIDEQTIESTYHHPYWVVSGLDLEDRPRPDHVRIATPEHSQLPGRWVDAGDMLLGDVVLLMDGRQVPIQAIALRSVVEKVYNLQVQDLHNYAVGELRVLAHNMCAQANAPAKGIGEPVLFGQRRVSPSFSVDDAFPKTSGRSLADVVADLRKGDLTPDDLPLTAFRHPDTGALVSMNTRTRAVLAEAGLEPTRVSIVDLASLSARQQQKYLRRLGEDLIIDSPLPGGRVPVTPSMNDLRIMSRPDGSPYIISIPGFGR encoded by the coding sequence GTGGAACGTGCCTGCTACGATGCCGGCCGCGCCTCTTCCGGCTCCTTGCGCCGCTGGATCTTCCCAAGGCTGATGCCTATCGCGGTGGGCGATCTGGCCTGGGCCTTCGATCTTGCCCGGATGGAGTGGGTCTTGCGACCGGTCGTGGAGACTTACGAGTTCGACCATGTAGGCGACTTCGTCGCGCTCACGATCGACGAGCAAACGATCGAATCGACGTACCACCATCCGTATTGGGTCGTGTCGGGCCTTGATCTCGAAGACCGCCCGCGGCCCGACCATGTGCGGATCGCGACGCCCGAGCATTCGCAACTGCCGGGCCGCTGGGTCGACGCGGGCGACATGCTCCTCGGCGACGTCGTGCTCCTGATGGACGGACGACAAGTCCCGATCCAAGCGATCGCGCTGCGATCCGTCGTCGAGAAGGTCTACAATCTCCAAGTCCAAGACCTCCATAACTACGCCGTTGGCGAGCTACGCGTTCTCGCGCATAATATGTGCGCCCAAGCAAATGCTCCCGCCAAGGGAATTGGCGAGCCGGTATTGTTCGGTCAACGGCGAGTGTCGCCGTCATTCAGCGTCGATGATGCGTTCCCCAAGACAAGTGGTCGTAGCCTCGCCGATGTTGTCGCCGATTTGCGTAAGGGCGATCTTACTCCCGACGATTTGCCACTGACGGCATTTAGGCATCCCGACACCGGGGCGTTGGTGTCAATGAACACAAGGACGAGAGCAGTCCTTGCGGAAGCCGGACTTGAACCTACTAGAGTTTCGATTGTTGATCTGGCTTCTCTCTCGGCCCGTCAACAACAGAAGTATCTCCGGCGACTTGGCGAAGATTTGATAATTGATTCGCCGCTTCCTGGTGGTCGTGTGCCGGTTACTCCGAGCATGAACGACCTGAGGATCATGAGCCGCCCAGATGGTTCACCGTACATTATTTCAATTCCAGGATTTGGACGCTGA
- a CDS encoding nucleoside permease, producing the protein MGIRVRLSLMMFLQYFVWGAWFVTLGGYIGGNTDQGRDLFEPGFTGVAYGTAAIGGMIAPFFVGMIADRFFSSERMLGLLHLAGAGLMYYLSTLTNQNLIYYVLIGYFICYMPTLALTNSLSFHHLTDPGRQFPGIRVLGTIGWILAGQFVGKHLKFVGQELQFVWDSTQGTTVEASTIPMLLAASGQALLGLYCFSLPHTPPQNRGAKVTIGDILGFESLKLLRRPAFAVFVLGSFLVAIPLQFYYNYTNFFLHSIGMENPADKMTWGQISEFFFMLLIPFFFARLGVKYMLLVGMACWGARYYLFANGNVDANMWMLYVGILLHGVCYDFFFVTGQMYVDREAEPRIRGAAQGFIAFVTLGIGSFIGSMLSSVVEKRVTTGGSIDWHAFWLYPAAGAIAVLVLFAIAFHDKSDKSVSAK; encoded by the coding sequence ATGGGGATCCGTGTTCGTTTGTCGCTGATGATGTTTCTGCAGTACTTCGTGTGGGGCGCGTGGTTCGTCACTCTCGGCGGCTACATCGGCGGCAACACCGATCAAGGGCGCGACCTCTTCGAGCCGGGCTTCACCGGAGTCGCCTACGGCACCGCGGCGATCGGCGGCATGATCGCGCCGTTCTTCGTCGGCATGATCGCCGACCGCTTCTTCTCTTCCGAGCGCATGTTAGGGCTTCTGCATCTCGCCGGCGCCGGGCTGATGTACTACCTCTCGACCTTGACGAATCAGAACCTGATCTACTATGTGCTGATCGGCTACTTCATTTGCTACATGCCGACGCTCGCGCTGACGAATTCTCTTTCGTTCCACCATCTCACCGATCCGGGTCGCCAGTTCCCGGGCATTCGCGTGCTCGGCACGATCGGCTGGATTCTCGCCGGTCAGTTCGTCGGCAAGCATCTTAAGTTCGTCGGCCAAGAGTTGCAGTTCGTTTGGGATAGTACGCAAGGTACGACCGTCGAGGCTTCGACCATTCCGATGTTGCTGGCCGCATCGGGCCAAGCGCTGCTCGGCCTATACTGCTTCTCGCTGCCGCATACGCCTCCGCAGAACCGCGGCGCGAAGGTCACGATCGGCGACATTCTCGGCTTCGAGTCGCTCAAGCTGTTGCGTCGCCCGGCGTTTGCGGTGTTCGTGCTCGGCTCGTTCCTCGTCGCCATTCCGTTGCAGTTCTATTACAACTACACGAACTTCTTCTTGCACTCGATCGGCATGGAGAACCCTGCCGATAAGATGACTTGGGGGCAGATCTCCGAGTTTTTCTTCATGCTTCTGATCCCGTTCTTCTTCGCCCGTCTCGGGGTGAAGTATATGCTGCTCGTCGGCATGGCCTGTTGGGGAGCCCGCTACTATCTTTTCGCGAACGGCAACGTCGACGCCAACATGTGGATGCTCTACGTGGGCATCTTGCTCCACGGCGTCTGCTACGACTTCTTCTTCGTGACCGGCCAGATGTATGTCGACCGCGAGGCCGAGCCCCGTATCCGCGGAGCAGCGCAAGGCTTTATCGCCTTCGTCACGCTCGGGATCGGGAGCTTCATCGGTTCGATGCTGTCTTCGGTCGTCGAAAAGCGTGTCACGACCGGAGGCTCGATCGATTGGCACGCGTTCTGGCTCTATCCGGCCGCCGGAGCGATCGCCGTATTGGTGTTGTTCGCCATCGCGTTTCACGACAAGTCCGATAAGTCCGTGTCAGCTAAATAA
- a CDS encoding exo-alpha-sialidase — MDRRYVFEVAPFAACHASTIVECEPDKYLCAWFAGSQEGAPDVRIWIARSEDGVKWTQPDVVAEERGVPCWNPVLFRERKSGEIILYYKIGTGPQTWSGFFRRSKDAGRTWGDSFIMPAGLLGPIKNKPIQLEDGTVLSPTSVESYKNWACWVDRSIDGCRSWTRLGPIYHPKQAHGIIQPTILRRRDGALLILARSRAVGQVCSSLSRDGGATWSPAEAIADLPNPNSGIDAVTLADGRHVLVYNPSHIGRTPLALAVSTDDGATWKQSLVLEQEPGEYSYPAIIQAADTTVHITYTWNRTKIRHVTLLPKELG; from the coding sequence ATGGATCGCCGCTATGTATTCGAGGTTGCGCCGTTCGCCGCTTGCCACGCTTCGACGATCGTCGAGTGTGAGCCCGATAAGTATCTATGCGCTTGGTTCGCCGGCTCGCAAGAGGGTGCGCCGGACGTGCGCATCTGGATCGCGCGTTCCGAAGACGGCGTGAAGTGGACGCAACCGGATGTCGTCGCGGAAGAGCGCGGCGTGCCGTGTTGGAACCCGGTGTTGTTTCGCGAACGTAAATCGGGCGAGATCATTCTCTACTACAAGATCGGCACCGGCCCGCAAACGTGGTCGGGCTTCTTCCGCCGCAGTAAGGACGCCGGGCGCACCTGGGGCGACAGCTTCATTATGCCGGCCGGCCTGCTCGGGCCGATCAAGAACAAGCCGATCCAGCTTGAAGACGGCACGGTCCTCTCGCCGACCTCCGTCGAGTCTTACAAGAACTGGGCCTGTTGGGTCGACCGCAGCATCGACGGCTGCCGGAGTTGGACGCGCCTCGGCCCGATCTACCATCCGAAGCAAGCGCACGGCATCATCCAACCGACGATCCTCCGCCGGCGCGACGGCGCGCTGCTGATCTTGGCGCGAAGTCGGGCCGTCGGCCAAGTTTGTTCATCGCTCAGTCGCGACGGCGGCGCCACTTGGTCGCCGGCGGAAGCGATCGCCGATTTGCCGAATCCGAATTCCGGCATCGATGCCGTCACGCTCGCCGACGGCCGGCATGTGCTCGTCTACAACCCGTCGCATATCGGGCGCACGCCGCTCGCGCTGGCCGTGAGCACGGACGACGGCGCGACTTGGAAGCAATCGCTCGTGCTCGAACAAGAGCCGGGCGAGTATTCGTATCCGGCGATCATCCAAGCCGCCGACACGACGGTCCACATCACCTATACCTGGAACCGTACCAAAATTCGGCACGTCACGCTGCTGCCGAAAGAGCTGGGCTAA
- a CDS encoding pyruvate carboxylase — protein sequence MKTFKKLLVANRSEIAIRVFRSAHELGIKTVAIYSHEDRFALHRFKADEAYQIGKPGEPIRAYLDIDGIIDIAKANDVDALHPGYGFLSENPDLARACEKAGITFCGPSPDILDKLGDKITARAIAKKAGVPVLSGSSEPLKNATEAAALAEKLVYPVLLKAAKGGGGRGMRVVQKPEDLANSLEQAQRESLNAFGSTDVFLEKFIQRPRHIEVQLMGDKHGRLVHLYERDCSLQRRHQKVVEIAPSINLDAQLRKDICDAALAVGHSVNYQSAGTVEFLVDSDTGKFYFIEVNPRIQVEHTCTEEVTGFDLIRSQILVAQGRTLADPMIGLGSQEAIRTNGYAIQCRITTEDPLNKFLPDYGRLTHYRSTGGPGVRLDAGSAFSGAVVTPYYDSLLVKVITSGREFSEAAGRMERCLQEFRIRGVKTNIPFLINLVTHEKFLAGKCTTRFLDETPELFTFQARQDRASRLFNYLAETIVNGNPTIKEKPKAIRREPAPVPTLDHKLPLPKGTRDLFLELGATKFSQWVLKQERLLLTDTTMRDAHQSLLATRLRTYDMVRIAEHYARNHADLFSIEMWGGATFDTAMRYLRECPWQRLADLRAKVPNILFQMLLRASNALGYSNYPDNLVKAFVHESTQAGMDVFRVFDSLNWVPNMKLAMDAVIKSGGICEAAICYSGDILDKSKTKYDLKYYVELAKELEKMGAHMLAIKDMAGLCKPYATELLVKTLKQEIGIPIHFHTHDTSGVQAAAIIKGSEQNLDIADAAFAPLSGLTSQPNLNSVVESLRFTKRDTKLDPDQLQATAEYWEAVREFYSPFESTMKASTADVYHNEMPGGQYTNLYEQAQAVGLGHRWHEITRMYADVNQMLGDIVKVTPSSKAVGDMALFMIANNLTEADVLDERRDLSFPESVIDLLSGKMGQPPGGFPKAIQKRILRGEKPLKGRPGANLPPADLEAAAKELEKKTGRPASKRDVVSYLIFPRVYSDFIAQQELNGDLSVLPTPIFFYGPQPGEETTFELEQGKTLILKLMTVGDPQVDGYRNVFFELNGQPREASVRDKSQKAAVEHRPKADPNNPQQVGAPMPGMVVNVAVKAGEQVAKGAKLLSLEAMKMETTLYAERDGKIAQVAVQAGSSVDAGDLVVRWE from the coding sequence ATCAAGACCTTTAAGAAGCTGCTCGTCGCCAATCGAAGCGAGATCGCCATCCGAGTGTTTCGCTCGGCCCATGAGCTCGGCATCAAGACCGTAGCGATCTACTCGCACGAAGACCGTTTCGCGTTGCATCGCTTCAAAGCCGACGAAGCGTACCAGATCGGCAAGCCCGGCGAACCGATTCGTGCCTATCTCGACATCGACGGCATCATCGACATCGCCAAGGCGAACGACGTCGATGCGCTGCATCCCGGCTACGGTTTCCTCTCGGAGAATCCCGACTTGGCGCGGGCTTGCGAAAAGGCCGGCATCACGTTCTGCGGCCCTTCGCCGGATATTCTCGATAAGCTCGGCGACAAGATCACGGCCCGAGCCATCGCGAAGAAGGCCGGCGTGCCGGTCCTCTCCGGGTCGAGCGAGCCGCTGAAGAACGCGACCGAAGCGGCGGCCCTGGCCGAAAAGCTCGTGTATCCCGTCCTCTTGAAAGCCGCCAAGGGGGGCGGCGGACGGGGCATGCGCGTCGTGCAGAAGCCGGAAGACTTGGCGAACTCGCTCGAACAAGCGCAGCGAGAAAGCTTGAATGCGTTCGGCTCGACCGACGTGTTTCTCGAGAAGTTCATTCAGCGTCCGCGGCACATCGAAGTGCAGCTGATGGGCGACAAGCACGGCCGACTCGTGCATCTTTACGAGCGCGATTGCTCGCTGCAGCGCCGACACCAGAAAGTGGTCGAGATTGCGCCGTCGATCAATCTCGACGCACAGTTGCGCAAAGACATCTGCGATGCGGCGCTCGCGGTCGGCCACTCGGTGAACTACCAGAGCGCGGGCACGGTCGAGTTTCTCGTCGATTCCGATACCGGGAAGTTCTACTTCATCGAAGTGAACCCGCGGATTCAGGTCGAGCATACGTGCACGGAAGAAGTGACCGGCTTCGATCTGATTCGGAGCCAGATTCTCGTCGCACAAGGCCGAACGCTCGCCGATCCGATGATCGGCCTCGGTTCGCAAGAGGCGATCCGCACGAACGGCTACGCAATTCAATGCCGCATCACGACGGAAGATCCGCTCAATAAATTTCTTCCCGACTACGGCCGGCTCACGCACTATCGCTCGACCGGCGGACCTGGAGTGCGGCTCGATGCGGGGAGCGCGTTCTCGGGTGCCGTGGTCACTCCGTACTACGATTCGCTCTTGGTCAAGGTCATTACCTCGGGCCGCGAGTTCTCCGAGGCGGCAGGTCGGATGGAGCGCTGCTTGCAGGAGTTCCGCATTCGAGGCGTGAAGACGAACATTCCGTTCTTGATCAATCTCGTGACGCACGAGAAGTTCTTGGCCGGCAAATGCACGACCCGCTTCCTTGATGAAACGCCGGAGCTATTCACGTTTCAGGCACGCCAAGACCGTGCCTCGCGACTGTTCAACTACTTGGCAGAGACGATCGTCAACGGCAACCCGACGATCAAGGAAAAGCCGAAAGCGATCCGTCGCGAGCCGGCCCCGGTGCCGACGCTCGATCATAAACTTCCGCTGCCGAAGGGAACGCGCGATCTATTCTTGGAGCTGGGTGCTACGAAGTTTTCGCAATGGGTGCTCAAACAAGAACGGCTGCTGCTCACCGACACGACGATGCGCGACGCGCATCAATCGCTGCTCGCCACACGGCTGCGGACGTATGACATGGTCCGGATCGCCGAGCACTATGCTCGCAACCATGCCGACTTGTTCTCGATCGAAATGTGGGGCGGGGCGACGTTCGACACGGCGATGCGCTACTTGCGCGAATGCCCGTGGCAGCGGCTCGCCGATCTCCGCGCGAAGGTGCCGAACATTTTGTTCCAGATGCTGCTCCGCGCCTCGAACGCGCTCGGCTACTCGAACTATCCCGACAATCTCGTGAAGGCGTTCGTGCATGAAAGCACGCAAGCGGGCATGGACGTGTTCCGCGTGTTCGACTCCCTAAACTGGGTGCCGAACATGAAGCTCGCGATGGATGCCGTGATCAAGAGCGGCGGCATTTGCGAAGCCGCGATCTGCTACAGCGGCGACATTCTCGACAAGAGCAAGACGAAATACGATTTGAAGTATTACGTCGAACTCGCCAAAGAGCTTGAAAAGATGGGAGCGCACATGCTCGCCATTAAAGACATGGCCGGGCTCTGCAAGCCGTATGCGACGGAACTGCTCGTCAAAACGCTCAAGCAAGAGATCGGCATTCCGATTCATTTCCATACGCACGACACCAGCGGCGTGCAAGCCGCCGCGATCATCAAGGGCTCCGAGCAAAATCTCGATATCGCCGATGCCGCCTTCGCACCGCTCTCCGGTCTCACTTCGCAGCCGAACTTAAACTCCGTCGTCGAATCGCTGCGATTCACGAAGCGCGATACGAAACTCGACCCTGACCAACTGCAAGCGACGGCCGAATATTGGGAAGCGGTCCGCGAGTTCTACTCGCCGTTCGAGAGCACGATGAAGGCGAGCACCGCCGATGTGTATCACAACGAGATGCCGGGGGGGCAATACACGAACCTCTACGAACAAGCGCAAGCGGTCGGGCTCGGGCATCGCTGGCATGAGATCACGCGGATGTATGCCGACGTGAATCAAATGCTCGGCGATATCGTGAAGGTCACGCCGTCGTCGAAGGCGGTCGGCGATATGGCACTGTTTATGATCGCCAACAACCTGACGGAAGCCGATGTGCTGGATGAACGGCGTGATCTCTCGTTCCCTGAATCGGTGATCGACCTACTCTCGGGCAAGATGGGTCAGCCGCCGGGTGGGTTTCCGAAGGCGATTCAGAAGCGGATCCTGCGCGGCGAGAAGCCGCTGAAGGGTCGCCCCGGTGCGAACCTTCCTCCGGCCGATCTTGAAGCGGCCGCGAAGGAACTCGAGAAGAAGACCGGTCGGCCGGCCTCGAAGCGCGATGTCGTGTCGTATCTGATCTTCCCGCGCGTCTATAGCGACTTCATCGCGCAACAAGAACTCAACGGCGACTTGAGCGTGCTCCCGACGCCGATCTTCTTCTACGGCCCGCAGCCGGGCGAAGAGACGACGTTCGAGCTCGAGCAGGGGAAGACGTTGATTCTGAAGTTGATGACGGTCGGCGATCCGCAAGTCGACGGCTATCGCAACGTCTTCTTCGAGCTCAACGGCCAGCCGCGCGAAGCGAGCGTGCGCGATAAGTCGCAAAAGGCTGCGGTCGAACATCGACCGAAGGCCGATCCGAACAACCCGCAACAGGTCGGCGCGCCGATGCCGGGCATGGTCGTCAACGTCGCGGTGAAAGCCGGCGAGCAGGTCGCCAAGGGGGCGAAGCTGTTGTCGCTCGAAGCGATGAAGATGGAGACGACCCTTTATGCCGAGCGCGACGGCAAGATCGCGCAAGTCGCGGTCCAAGCAGGCAGTTCGGTGGATGCCGGCGATTTGGTCGTGCGGTGGGAGTAG
- a CDS encoding type 1 glutamine amidotransferase, giving the protein MQSITNLHFLSFVDDVYEDLELWYPKLRLTEAGAHVTVAGPKSDVVYHGKHGYPCTADAPINDMSADDFAGVILPGGFMPDKLRREPHVLQLVRDFAESGKLVAAICHGGWIAISAGVYRGVRVTGSLGIKDDLVNAGAIWEDKPVVVDRRFVSSRKPDDLPQFCRGILGLFGAES; this is encoded by the coding sequence ATGCAAAGCATCACGAATCTGCATTTTCTTTCGTTCGTCGACGATGTGTATGAAGACCTCGAGCTGTGGTATCCGAAGCTCCGACTCACCGAGGCCGGTGCGCATGTCACGGTCGCGGGCCCGAAGTCCGACGTCGTGTATCACGGCAAACATGGTTACCCTTGTACGGCCGATGCGCCGATCAACGATATGTCGGCCGATGATTTCGCCGGCGTGATCCTTCCCGGCGGTTTCATGCCGGATAAACTTCGTCGTGAGCCGCACGTGTTGCAACTCGTGCGCGACTTCGCCGAATCCGGCAAGCTGGTCGCCGCGATTTGTCACGGCGGCTGGATCGCGATCTCGGCCGGAGTCTATCGGGGCGTCCGCGTCACCGGCTCGTTGGGTATCAAAGACGATCTCGTCAACGCCGGTGCGATTTGGGAAGATAAGCCGGTCGTCGTCGATCGCCGTTTCGTATCCAGCCGCAAGCCCGACGACCTGCCGCAATTCTGTCGCGGCATCCTCGGCTTGTTCGGCGCTGAATCCTAA
- a CDS encoding DNA photolyase family protein has protein sequence MTSPAPAIVWFRLDLRLADNPALHAAVEAGRPVVPLYIWSPDDEAPWQPGAATRWWLHHSLEALDASLQTQGSRIILRQGNPAEVLRSIARATGADAVFWNRRYEPTLRRRDAELEAALVSEGFDVRTFNSALLIEPEQIATKQGKPYQVFTPFYKASLVKAEGAEDHEFEVVDRPPAIAAPAKWPKSDALRSWKLVSPIPWADEFSSWAVPGEAAAQNRLQRFIECGGVMGYGEERDRPDHDGVSGLSVHLHFGELGPRQVRESLQLFARKGGLNAAAAAEKFLRQMYWREFAHHLLFHFPTTTDEPLRSQYADFAWKTDRKRLRAWQRGLTGYPIVDAGMRQLWQLGWMHNRVRMIVGSFLVKDLLISWREGAKWFWDTLVDADLANNTLGWQWIGGCGADAAPYFRVFNPTSQGEKFDPAGDYVRRYVPELAKLPAAWIHRPSEAPAEVLKAAGVVLGKNYPQPIVDHAAARDAALEAWRAIRTK, from the coding sequence ATGACTTCTCCCGCTCCGGCCATCGTGTGGTTTCGGCTCGACCTGCGGCTTGCGGATAATCCGGCGTTGCACGCCGCTGTCGAAGCGGGCCGGCCCGTCGTGCCGCTTTATATTTGGTCGCCCGACGACGAAGCCCCTTGGCAGCCCGGAGCAGCCACGCGCTGGTGGCTCCATCATTCGCTGGAAGCGCTCGACGCTTCGCTTCAAACGCAGGGGAGTCGCATAATCTTGCGACAGGGAAATCCTGCGGAGGTGCTCAGGTCGATCGCCCGCGCAACGGGTGCCGATGCCGTCTTCTGGAATCGTCGCTACGAGCCGACGCTCCGTCGACGCGATGCGGAGTTGGAAGCGGCGCTCGTGAGCGAAGGCTTCGACGTCCGCACGTTCAATTCGGCGCTCTTGATCGAGCCCGAGCAAATCGCGACGAAGCAGGGCAAGCCGTATCAAGTCTTCACGCCGTTCTATAAAGCGAGCCTAGTGAAAGCGGAAGGGGCCGAAGATCACGAGTTCGAGGTCGTCGACCGGCCGCCGGCGATCGCCGCGCCTGCCAAGTGGCCGAAGTCGGATGCGCTCCGATCGTGGAAGCTCGTCTCCCCGATCCCTTGGGCCGATGAGTTTTCATCGTGGGCAGTGCCGGGGGAAGCAGCGGCGCAGAATCGCTTGCAGCGGTTCATCGAATGCGGCGGAGTCATGGGCTACGGCGAAGAGCGCGACCGGCCCGACCACGACGGTGTCTCCGGCCTTTCGGTGCATCTGCATTTCGGCGAGTTGGGGCCGCGGCAAGTGCGCGAGTCGTTGCAGTTGTTCGCTCGTAAGGGAGGACTCAACGCGGCAGCGGCGGCCGAGAAGTTTTTGCGACAGATGTATTGGCGAGAGTTCGCGCATCATCTGCTGTTTCACTTTCCCACCACGACCGACGAACCGCTCCGCTCGCAATATGCCGACTTCGCTTGGAAGACCGATCGGAAGCGACTGCGCGCGTGGCAGCGAGGACTGACCGGCTATCCGATCGTCGACGCCGGAATGCGGCAGCTGTGGCAACTCGGTTGGATGCACAATCGGGTGCGCATGATCGTCGGGTCGTTTCTCGTGAAAGACTTATTGATTTCGTGGCGCGAAGGGGCGAAATGGTTTTGGGACACGCTCGTCGATGCCGACTTGGCGAACAATACGCTCGGTTGGCAATGGATCGGCGGCTGCGGTGCCGATGCGGCGCCGTATTTCCGCGTCTTCAACCCCACAAGCCAAGGCGAGAAGTTCGATCCGGCCGGCGACTACGTGCGCCGCTACGTGCCGGAGTTGGCGAAACTGCCGGCCGCTTGGATTCATCGTCCGAGCGAAGCGCCGGCCGAGGTCTTAAAAGCGGCGGGGGTCGTGTTGGGCAAAAATTATCCACAGCCGATCGTCGATCATGCCGCGGCCCGCGATGCGGCGCTCGAGGCGTGGCGCGCGATCCGAACGAAATAA